One region of Anthonomus grandis grandis chromosome 22, icAntGran1.3, whole genome shotgun sequence genomic DNA includes:
- the LOC126748365 gene encoding uncharacterized protein LOC126748365 isoform X3 — protein sequence MIGSFWNLCRATCPAMPVDKQLHSEYRSTYRWHEYTGPRQDVVRKAPMQNGIPPSGGTTEIVDIKPPKEDEFVTDSVSKQEPVMPRRKKYPDLAYRHHEFLVNDGVTENKGIDSRARSEERFGPNWRPSRRSKSEGPRRSGKAKEPELEIDPGERRRESDPDCDNMQGRENGLLRKAISKISTEYRRQFAWPPGYSSKDEIDGAPRKSQSMGALKANANAMVHKKRIDVHNKDASELEPLVDDRANQEKAREELNNFSDADLMDNDASWYREVVELRKKAGEYKHRGWGSELAPERLSDIYNKQVELWDQVSRRSSLSALSLASHMTKSYTKEDKEEDNNRKSSPTKAYRNAENNARMIRDIIRHHLERTTGGSEFDGLILSPTREKLEPTIPKKDEDSRGSQKNSPKKSSPLKTSSKRGSQKGKEGKNYLVRSQSVGPTSENKEKQSPKRQSRSTVKGGRKSTSNTPSNKRPRPSSLNTTASSRSKSSSVTKNEDDRLAKTNKNKSLGMIDSSKQNRKGTHEASEQPKSEQTPTEMKKNQENDQLDSLEYEPVIKSPPEPTRVKSPEQIIMRSPDPVNWTVPLDTGKTFTVTQNVRDGDPGSRPQSEVKAWTPPEVPPPVAQSAPPTLAEGQASLS from the exons ATGATCGGCTCATTTTGGAACTTGTGTAGAGCTACGTGCCCCGCAATGCCCGTCGATAAg cagttGCACTCCGAATATCGGAGTACTTACCGATGGCATGAATATACGGGGCCACGTCAGGATGTAGTACGGAAAGCTCCCATGCAGAATGGTATACCTCCTTCGGGAGGTACCACTGAAATCGTAGATATTAAACCGCCGAAGGAGGACGAATTTGTAACTGATTCTG TTTCAAAGCAGGAGCCAGTAATGCCCCGCAGGAAAAAGTATCCCGACCTAGCTTATCGTCATCACGAATTTCTTGTAAACGATGGGGTGACTGAAAATAAGGGAATCGATTCCAGAGCTAGG tCGGAAGAGAGGTTCGGGCCCAATTGGAGGCCTTCAAGACGCAGCAAGTCGGAGGGACCGCGCAGGTCTGGAAAAGCTAAAGAACCTGAACTTGAAATTGATCCCGGGGAGCGCAGGAGAGAGTCTGACCCTGACTGCGATAATATG caGGGTCGGGAAAATGGCCTTCTGCGCAAAGCAATATCAAAAATAAGTACTGAGTACCGGCGGCAATTTGCCTGGCCTCCAGGTTATTCTAGTAAGGATGAAATAGATGGAGCTCCTAGAAAATCTCAATCTATGGGAGCTTTGAAGGCTAATGCTAATGCTATGGTTCATAAGAAAAGGATTGACGTGCACAATAAAGATG cAAGCGAATTGGAACCATTAGTAGACGATCGTGCGAACCAAGAAAAGGCTAGAGAAGAACTAAACA ATTTTTCTGATGCAGACTTGATGGATAATGATGCGTCTTGGTACCGTGAAGTTGTTGAGCTTCGCAAAAAAGCCGGAGAATATAAG catAGAGGCTGGGGATCAGAGCTTGCACCTGAACGGTTATCggacatttataataaacaagTCGAGTTGTGGGATCAAGTATCCAGAAGAAGTTCCTTATCGGCTTTGTCACTGGCTTCGCACATGACGAAGTCTTACACCAAGGAagacaaagaagaagacaatAATAGAAAAAGTTCTCCCACGAAGGCGTATAGGAATGCCGAGAATAACGCCCGTATGATTAGGGATATTATTAGGCACCACTTGGAACGAACCACTGGTGGGTCTG AATTTGATGGTTTGATTCTATCGCCAACTAGAGAGAAATTAGAGCCAACTATTCCTAAAAAGGATGAGGATTCCCGAGGATCTCAAAAAAATAGCCCTAAGAAAAGCTCACCATTAAAGACTTCAAGTAAACGCGGAAGCCAAAAAGGAAaagaaggtaaaaattatttag TTCGCTCTCAGTCAGTTGGGCCTACATCGGAGAATAAAGAAAAGCAATCACCCAAGAGACAATCTAGGTCTACTGTCAAAGGAGGAAGAAAATCTACATCTAACACCCCTTCCAATAAGAGACCACGCCCCT CATCCCTGAACACAACTGCCTCATCCCGCTCTAAATCAAGTTCGGTAACTAAAAACGAAGATGATAGATTGgccaaaacaaataaaaataaatcattaggtATGATAGACTCATCTAAGCAAAACCGAAAAGGAACACACGAAG CTTCTGAACAACCAAAGTCTGAACAAACGCCAACTGAAATGAAAAAGAATCAAGAAAACGATCAACTAGACAGCCTTGAATACGAACCAGTAATTAAATCGCCTCCAGAGCCAACAAGAGTTAAATCTCCTGAGCAAATAATCATGAGATCTCCGGATCCCGTGAACTGGACTGTGCCTCTGGACACTGGAAAGACGTTCACCGTTACCCAAAATGTTCGTGACG GTGATCCAGGTAGTCGCCCGCAGAGTGAGGTAAAGGCCTGGACACCCCCAGAAGTACCCCCACCGGTGGCCCAATCAGCGCCCCCAACCTTAGCAGAAGGACAAGCCAGCTTGTCATAA
- the LOC126748365 gene encoding uncharacterized protein LOC126748365 isoform X12, protein MIGSFWNLCRATCPAMPVDKQLHSEYRSTYRWHEYTGPRQDVVRKAPMQNGIPPSGGTTEIVDIKPPKEDEFVTDSVSKQEPVMPRRKKYPDLAYRHHEFLVNDGVTENKGIDSRARGRENGLLRKAISKISTEYRRQFAWPPGYSSKDEIDGAPRKSQSMGALKANANAMVHKKRIDVHNKDASELEPLVDDRANQEKAREELNNFSDADLMDNDASWYREVVELRKKAGEYKHRGWGSELAPERLSDIYNKQVELWDQVSRRSSLSALSLASHMTKSYTKEDKEEDNNRKSSPTKAYRNAENNARMIRDIIRHHLERTTGGSEFDGLILSPTREKLEPTIPKKDEDSRGSQKNSPKKSSPLKTSSKRGSQKGKEGKNYLVRSQSVGPTSENKEKQSPKRQSRSTVKGGRKSTSNTPSNKRPRPSSLNTTASSRSKSSSVTKNEDDRLAKTNKNKSLGMIDSSKQNRKGTHEASEQPKSEQTPTEMKKNQENDQLDSLEYEPVIKSPPEPTRVKSPEQIIMRSPDPVNWTVPLDTGKTFTVTQNVRDGDPGSRPQSEVKAWTPPEVPPPVAQSAPPTLAEGQASLS, encoded by the exons ATGATCGGCTCATTTTGGAACTTGTGTAGAGCTACGTGCCCCGCAATGCCCGTCGATAAg cagttGCACTCCGAATATCGGAGTACTTACCGATGGCATGAATATACGGGGCCACGTCAGGATGTAGTACGGAAAGCTCCCATGCAGAATGGTATACCTCCTTCGGGAGGTACCACTGAAATCGTAGATATTAAACCGCCGAAGGAGGACGAATTTGTAACTGATTCTG TTTCAAAGCAGGAGCCAGTAATGCCCCGCAGGAAAAAGTATCCCGACCTAGCTTATCGTCATCACGAATTTCTTGTAAACGATGGGGTGACTGAAAATAAGGGAATCGATTCCAGAGCTAGG GGTCGGGAAAATGGCCTTCTGCGCAAAGCAATATCAAAAATAAGTACTGAGTACCGGCGGCAATTTGCCTGGCCTCCAGGTTATTCTAGTAAGGATGAAATAGATGGAGCTCCTAGAAAATCTCAATCTATGGGAGCTTTGAAGGCTAATGCTAATGCTATGGTTCATAAGAAAAGGATTGACGTGCACAATAAAGATG cAAGCGAATTGGAACCATTAGTAGACGATCGTGCGAACCAAGAAAAGGCTAGAGAAGAACTAAACA ATTTTTCTGATGCAGACTTGATGGATAATGATGCGTCTTGGTACCGTGAAGTTGTTGAGCTTCGCAAAAAAGCCGGAGAATATAAG catAGAGGCTGGGGATCAGAGCTTGCACCTGAACGGTTATCggacatttataataaacaagTCGAGTTGTGGGATCAAGTATCCAGAAGAAGTTCCTTATCGGCTTTGTCACTGGCTTCGCACATGACGAAGTCTTACACCAAGGAagacaaagaagaagacaatAATAGAAAAAGTTCTCCCACGAAGGCGTATAGGAATGCCGAGAATAACGCCCGTATGATTAGGGATATTATTAGGCACCACTTGGAACGAACCACTGGTGGGTCTG AATTTGATGGTTTGATTCTATCGCCAACTAGAGAGAAATTAGAGCCAACTATTCCTAAAAAGGATGAGGATTCCCGAGGATCTCAAAAAAATAGCCCTAAGAAAAGCTCACCATTAAAGACTTCAAGTAAACGCGGAAGCCAAAAAGGAAaagaaggtaaaaattatttag TTCGCTCTCAGTCAGTTGGGCCTACATCGGAGAATAAAGAAAAGCAATCACCCAAGAGACAATCTAGGTCTACTGTCAAAGGAGGAAGAAAATCTACATCTAACACCCCTTCCAATAAGAGACCACGCCCCT CATCCCTGAACACAACTGCCTCATCCCGCTCTAAATCAAGTTCGGTAACTAAAAACGAAGATGATAGATTGgccaaaacaaataaaaataaatcattaggtATGATAGACTCATCTAAGCAAAACCGAAAAGGAACACACGAAG CTTCTGAACAACCAAAGTCTGAACAAACGCCAACTGAAATGAAAAAGAATCAAGAAAACGATCAACTAGACAGCCTTGAATACGAACCAGTAATTAAATCGCCTCCAGAGCCAACAAGAGTTAAATCTCCTGAGCAAATAATCATGAGATCTCCGGATCCCGTGAACTGGACTGTGCCTCTGGACACTGGAAAGACGTTCACCGTTACCCAAAATGTTCGTGACG GTGATCCAGGTAGTCGCCCGCAGAGTGAGGTAAAGGCCTGGACACCCCCAGAAGTACCCCCACCGGTGGCCCAATCAGCGCCCCCAACCTTAGCAGAAGGACAAGCCAGCTTGTCATAA
- the LOC126748365 gene encoding uncharacterized protein LOC126748365 isoform X5 produces the protein MIGSFWNLCRATCPAMPVDKQLHSEYRSTYRWHEYTGPRQDVVRKAPMQNGIPPSGGTTEIVDIKPPKEDEFVTDSVSKQEPVMPRRKKYPDLAYRHHEFLVNDGVTENKGIDSRARSEERFGPNWRPSRRSKSEGPRRSGKAKEPELEIDPGERRRESDPDCDNMQGRENGLLRKAISKISTEYRRQFAWPPGYSSKDEIDGAPRKSQSMGALKANANAMVHKKRIDVHNKDASELEPLVDDRANQEKAREELNNLMDNDASWYREVVELRKKAGEYKHRGWGSELAPERLSDIYNKQVELWDQVSRRSSLSALSLASHMTKSYTKEDKEEDNNRKSSPTKAYRNAENNARMIRDIIRHHLERTTGGSEFDGLILSPTREKLEPTIPKKDEDSRGSQKNSPKKSSPLKTSSKRGSQKGKEGKNYLVRSQSVGPTSENKEKQSPKRQSRSTVKGGRKSTSNTPSNKRPRPSSLNTTASSRSKSSSVTKNEDDRLAKTNKNKSLGMIDSSKQNRKGTHEASEQPKSEQTPTEMKKNQENDQLDSLEYEPVIKSPPEPTRVKSPEQIIMRSPDPVNWTVPLDTGKTFTVTQNVRDGDPGSRPQSEVKAWTPPEVPPPVAQSAPPTLAEGQASLS, from the exons ATGATCGGCTCATTTTGGAACTTGTGTAGAGCTACGTGCCCCGCAATGCCCGTCGATAAg cagttGCACTCCGAATATCGGAGTACTTACCGATGGCATGAATATACGGGGCCACGTCAGGATGTAGTACGGAAAGCTCCCATGCAGAATGGTATACCTCCTTCGGGAGGTACCACTGAAATCGTAGATATTAAACCGCCGAAGGAGGACGAATTTGTAACTGATTCTG TTTCAAAGCAGGAGCCAGTAATGCCCCGCAGGAAAAAGTATCCCGACCTAGCTTATCGTCATCACGAATTTCTTGTAAACGATGGGGTGACTGAAAATAAGGGAATCGATTCCAGAGCTAGG tCGGAAGAGAGGTTCGGGCCCAATTGGAGGCCTTCAAGACGCAGCAAGTCGGAGGGACCGCGCAGGTCTGGAAAAGCTAAAGAACCTGAACTTGAAATTGATCCCGGGGAGCGCAGGAGAGAGTCTGACCCTGACTGCGATAATATG caGGGTCGGGAAAATGGCCTTCTGCGCAAAGCAATATCAAAAATAAGTACTGAGTACCGGCGGCAATTTGCCTGGCCTCCAGGTTATTCTAGTAAGGATGAAATAGATGGAGCTCCTAGAAAATCTCAATCTATGGGAGCTTTGAAGGCTAATGCTAATGCTATGGTTCATAAGAAAAGGATTGACGTGCACAATAAAGATG cAAGCGAATTGGAACCATTAGTAGACGATCGTGCGAACCAAGAAAAGGCTAGAGAAGAACTAAACA ACTTGATGGATAATGATGCGTCTTGGTACCGTGAAGTTGTTGAGCTTCGCAAAAAAGCCGGAGAATATAAG catAGAGGCTGGGGATCAGAGCTTGCACCTGAACGGTTATCggacatttataataaacaagTCGAGTTGTGGGATCAAGTATCCAGAAGAAGTTCCTTATCGGCTTTGTCACTGGCTTCGCACATGACGAAGTCTTACACCAAGGAagacaaagaagaagacaatAATAGAAAAAGTTCTCCCACGAAGGCGTATAGGAATGCCGAGAATAACGCCCGTATGATTAGGGATATTATTAGGCACCACTTGGAACGAACCACTGGTGGGTCTG AATTTGATGGTTTGATTCTATCGCCAACTAGAGAGAAATTAGAGCCAACTATTCCTAAAAAGGATGAGGATTCCCGAGGATCTCAAAAAAATAGCCCTAAGAAAAGCTCACCATTAAAGACTTCAAGTAAACGCGGAAGCCAAAAAGGAAaagaaggtaaaaattatttag TTCGCTCTCAGTCAGTTGGGCCTACATCGGAGAATAAAGAAAAGCAATCACCCAAGAGACAATCTAGGTCTACTGTCAAAGGAGGAAGAAAATCTACATCTAACACCCCTTCCAATAAGAGACCACGCCCCT CATCCCTGAACACAACTGCCTCATCCCGCTCTAAATCAAGTTCGGTAACTAAAAACGAAGATGATAGATTGgccaaaacaaataaaaataaatcattaggtATGATAGACTCATCTAAGCAAAACCGAAAAGGAACACACGAAG CTTCTGAACAACCAAAGTCTGAACAAACGCCAACTGAAATGAAAAAGAATCAAGAAAACGATCAACTAGACAGCCTTGAATACGAACCAGTAATTAAATCGCCTCCAGAGCCAACAAGAGTTAAATCTCCTGAGCAAATAATCATGAGATCTCCGGATCCCGTGAACTGGACTGTGCCTCTGGACACTGGAAAGACGTTCACCGTTACCCAAAATGTTCGTGACG GTGATCCAGGTAGTCGCCCGCAGAGTGAGGTAAAGGCCTGGACACCCCCAGAAGTACCCCCACCGGTGGCCCAATCAGCGCCCCCAACCTTAGCAGAAGGACAAGCCAGCTTGTCATAA
- the LOC126748365 gene encoding uncharacterized protein LOC126748365 isoform X4 has translation MIGSFWNLCRATCPAMPVDKQLHSEYRSTYRWHEYTGPRQDVVRKAPMQNGIPPSGGTTEIVDIKPPKEDEFVTDSVSKQEPVMPRRKKYPDLAYRHHEFLVNDGVTENKGIDSRARSEERFGPNWRPSRRSKSEGPRRSGKAKEPELEIDPGERRRESDPDCDNMQGRENGLLRKAISKISTEYRRQFAWPPGYSSKDEIDGAPRKSQSMGALKANANAMVHKKRIDVHNKDASELEPLVDDRANQEKAREELNNFSDADLMDNDASWYREVVELRKKAGEYKHRGWGSELAPERLSDIYNKQVELWDQVSRRSSLSALSLASHMTKSYTKEDKEEDNNRKSSPTKAYRNAENNARMIRDIIRHHLERTTEFDGLILSPTREKLEPTIPKKDEDSRGSQKNSPKKSSPLKTSSKRGSQKGKEGKNYLVRSQSVGPTSENKEKQSPKRQSRSTVKGGRKSTSNTPSNKRPRPSSLNTTASSRSKSSSVTKNEDDRLAKTNKNKSLGMIDSSKQNRKGTHEASEQPKSEQTPTEMKKNQENDQLDSLEYEPVIKSPPEPTRVKSPEQIIMRSPDPVNWTVPLDTGKTFTVTQNVRDGDPGSRPQSEVKAWTPPEVPPPVAQSAPPTLAEGQASLS, from the exons ATGATCGGCTCATTTTGGAACTTGTGTAGAGCTACGTGCCCCGCAATGCCCGTCGATAAg cagttGCACTCCGAATATCGGAGTACTTACCGATGGCATGAATATACGGGGCCACGTCAGGATGTAGTACGGAAAGCTCCCATGCAGAATGGTATACCTCCTTCGGGAGGTACCACTGAAATCGTAGATATTAAACCGCCGAAGGAGGACGAATTTGTAACTGATTCTG TTTCAAAGCAGGAGCCAGTAATGCCCCGCAGGAAAAAGTATCCCGACCTAGCTTATCGTCATCACGAATTTCTTGTAAACGATGGGGTGACTGAAAATAAGGGAATCGATTCCAGAGCTAGG tCGGAAGAGAGGTTCGGGCCCAATTGGAGGCCTTCAAGACGCAGCAAGTCGGAGGGACCGCGCAGGTCTGGAAAAGCTAAAGAACCTGAACTTGAAATTGATCCCGGGGAGCGCAGGAGAGAGTCTGACCCTGACTGCGATAATATG caGGGTCGGGAAAATGGCCTTCTGCGCAAAGCAATATCAAAAATAAGTACTGAGTACCGGCGGCAATTTGCCTGGCCTCCAGGTTATTCTAGTAAGGATGAAATAGATGGAGCTCCTAGAAAATCTCAATCTATGGGAGCTTTGAAGGCTAATGCTAATGCTATGGTTCATAAGAAAAGGATTGACGTGCACAATAAAGATG cAAGCGAATTGGAACCATTAGTAGACGATCGTGCGAACCAAGAAAAGGCTAGAGAAGAACTAAACA ATTTTTCTGATGCAGACTTGATGGATAATGATGCGTCTTGGTACCGTGAAGTTGTTGAGCTTCGCAAAAAAGCCGGAGAATATAAG catAGAGGCTGGGGATCAGAGCTTGCACCTGAACGGTTATCggacatttataataaacaagTCGAGTTGTGGGATCAAGTATCCAGAAGAAGTTCCTTATCGGCTTTGTCACTGGCTTCGCACATGACGAAGTCTTACACCAAGGAagacaaagaagaagacaatAATAGAAAAAGTTCTCCCACGAAGGCGTATAGGAATGCCGAGAATAACGCCCGTATGATTAGGGATATTATTAGGCACCACTTGGAACGAACCACTG AATTTGATGGTTTGATTCTATCGCCAACTAGAGAGAAATTAGAGCCAACTATTCCTAAAAAGGATGAGGATTCCCGAGGATCTCAAAAAAATAGCCCTAAGAAAAGCTCACCATTAAAGACTTCAAGTAAACGCGGAAGCCAAAAAGGAAaagaaggtaaaaattatttag TTCGCTCTCAGTCAGTTGGGCCTACATCGGAGAATAAAGAAAAGCAATCACCCAAGAGACAATCTAGGTCTACTGTCAAAGGAGGAAGAAAATCTACATCTAACACCCCTTCCAATAAGAGACCACGCCCCT CATCCCTGAACACAACTGCCTCATCCCGCTCTAAATCAAGTTCGGTAACTAAAAACGAAGATGATAGATTGgccaaaacaaataaaaataaatcattaggtATGATAGACTCATCTAAGCAAAACCGAAAAGGAACACACGAAG CTTCTGAACAACCAAAGTCTGAACAAACGCCAACTGAAATGAAAAAGAATCAAGAAAACGATCAACTAGACAGCCTTGAATACGAACCAGTAATTAAATCGCCTCCAGAGCCAACAAGAGTTAAATCTCCTGAGCAAATAATCATGAGATCTCCGGATCCCGTGAACTGGACTGTGCCTCTGGACACTGGAAAGACGTTCACCGTTACCCAAAATGTTCGTGACG GTGATCCAGGTAGTCGCCCGCAGAGTGAGGTAAAGGCCTGGACACCCCCAGAAGTACCCCCACCGGTGGCCCAATCAGCGCCCCCAACCTTAGCAGAAGGACAAGCCAGCTTGTCATAA
- the LOC126748365 gene encoding uncharacterized protein LOC126748365 isoform X11, with translation MIGSFWNLCRATCPAMPVDKQLHSEYRSTYRWHEYTGPRQDVVRKAPMQNGIPPSGGTTEIVDIKPPKEDEFVTDSVSKQEPVMPRRKKYPDLAYRHHEFLVNDGVTENKGIDSRARQGRENGLLRKAISKISTEYRRQFAWPPGYSSKDEIDGAPRKSQSMGALKANANAMVHKKRIDVHNKDASELEPLVDDRANQEKAREELNNFSDADLMDNDASWYREVVELRKKAGEYKHRGWGSELAPERLSDIYNKQVELWDQVSRRSSLSALSLASHMTKSYTKEDKEEDNNRKSSPTKAYRNAENNARMIRDIIRHHLERTTGGSEFDGLILSPTREKLEPTIPKKDEDSRGSQKNSPKKSSPLKTSSKRGSQKGKEGKNYLVRSQSVGPTSENKEKQSPKRQSRSTVKGGRKSTSNTPSNKRPRPSSLNTTASSRSKSSSVTKNEDDRLAKTNKNKSLGMIDSSKQNRKGTHEASEQPKSEQTPTEMKKNQENDQLDSLEYEPVIKSPPEPTRVKSPEQIIMRSPDPVNWTVPLDTGKTFTVTQNVRDGDPGSRPQSEVKAWTPPEVPPPVAQSAPPTLAEGQASLS, from the exons ATGATCGGCTCATTTTGGAACTTGTGTAGAGCTACGTGCCCCGCAATGCCCGTCGATAAg cagttGCACTCCGAATATCGGAGTACTTACCGATGGCATGAATATACGGGGCCACGTCAGGATGTAGTACGGAAAGCTCCCATGCAGAATGGTATACCTCCTTCGGGAGGTACCACTGAAATCGTAGATATTAAACCGCCGAAGGAGGACGAATTTGTAACTGATTCTG TTTCAAAGCAGGAGCCAGTAATGCCCCGCAGGAAAAAGTATCCCGACCTAGCTTATCGTCATCACGAATTTCTTGTAAACGATGGGGTGACTGAAAATAAGGGAATCGATTCCAGAGCTAGG caGGGTCGGGAAAATGGCCTTCTGCGCAAAGCAATATCAAAAATAAGTACTGAGTACCGGCGGCAATTTGCCTGGCCTCCAGGTTATTCTAGTAAGGATGAAATAGATGGAGCTCCTAGAAAATCTCAATCTATGGGAGCTTTGAAGGCTAATGCTAATGCTATGGTTCATAAGAAAAGGATTGACGTGCACAATAAAGATG cAAGCGAATTGGAACCATTAGTAGACGATCGTGCGAACCAAGAAAAGGCTAGAGAAGAACTAAACA ATTTTTCTGATGCAGACTTGATGGATAATGATGCGTCTTGGTACCGTGAAGTTGTTGAGCTTCGCAAAAAAGCCGGAGAATATAAG catAGAGGCTGGGGATCAGAGCTTGCACCTGAACGGTTATCggacatttataataaacaagTCGAGTTGTGGGATCAAGTATCCAGAAGAAGTTCCTTATCGGCTTTGTCACTGGCTTCGCACATGACGAAGTCTTACACCAAGGAagacaaagaagaagacaatAATAGAAAAAGTTCTCCCACGAAGGCGTATAGGAATGCCGAGAATAACGCCCGTATGATTAGGGATATTATTAGGCACCACTTGGAACGAACCACTGGTGGGTCTG AATTTGATGGTTTGATTCTATCGCCAACTAGAGAGAAATTAGAGCCAACTATTCCTAAAAAGGATGAGGATTCCCGAGGATCTCAAAAAAATAGCCCTAAGAAAAGCTCACCATTAAAGACTTCAAGTAAACGCGGAAGCCAAAAAGGAAaagaaggtaaaaattatttag TTCGCTCTCAGTCAGTTGGGCCTACATCGGAGAATAAAGAAAAGCAATCACCCAAGAGACAATCTAGGTCTACTGTCAAAGGAGGAAGAAAATCTACATCTAACACCCCTTCCAATAAGAGACCACGCCCCT CATCCCTGAACACAACTGCCTCATCCCGCTCTAAATCAAGTTCGGTAACTAAAAACGAAGATGATAGATTGgccaaaacaaataaaaataaatcattaggtATGATAGACTCATCTAAGCAAAACCGAAAAGGAACACACGAAG CTTCTGAACAACCAAAGTCTGAACAAACGCCAACTGAAATGAAAAAGAATCAAGAAAACGATCAACTAGACAGCCTTGAATACGAACCAGTAATTAAATCGCCTCCAGAGCCAACAAGAGTTAAATCTCCTGAGCAAATAATCATGAGATCTCCGGATCCCGTGAACTGGACTGTGCCTCTGGACACTGGAAAGACGTTCACCGTTACCCAAAATGTTCGTGACG GTGATCCAGGTAGTCGCCCGCAGAGTGAGGTAAAGGCCTGGACACCCCCAGAAGTACCCCCACCGGTGGCCCAATCAGCGCCCCCAACCTTAGCAGAAGGACAAGCCAGCTTGTCATAA